One Leuconostoc mesenteroides subsp. mesenteroides ATCC 8293 genomic window, CTGAGCATTAGCTGTTGTCATTGCTGGCAAATTTTTAATAGCATCAGCATTAAAGTATGGTACTGATGTATTAGAATTTAAACTTGAAATATTATCAGCTACATCTTTTAAATTAGCGTATGTAATATTAGTGGTATAAGTTCCATCATCATTTTTAGTGACTACTGTTGTTTTTGAATTTAAATCTTTTGAAACATCAGAATCTAATGGTTCAACAGTAGTAGAAGATGCCGTCTCACTACTTGCCGTTGTGGTATCTGCCTTTGTAGTTGTGTCACTACTTACTGTTGTGGTATCTGCCTTTGTAGTTGTATCACTACTTGCCGTTGTGGTATCTGCCTTTGTGGCTGTGTCACTACTTGCCGTTGCGGTATCTGTCTTTGTGGCTGTGTCACTACTTGCCGTTGCGGTATCTGCCGTTGTGGCTGTGTCACTACTTGCCGTTGCGGTATCTGCCGTTGTAGTTGTGTCACTACTTGCCGTTGCGGTATCTGCCGTTGTAGTAGTGTCACTACTTGCCGTTGTGGTATCTGATTTTGTAGTTGTATCACTACTTACCGTTGTGGTATCTGATTTTGTAGTTGTGTCACTACTTACTGTGGTGGTATCTGAAGTGGTCGTATCAGCACTGACTAATGTGGGAATAGCAGCTATAGTTACTATGGCTGCCGCCGCTGCTACCCATATTTTCCCTGACTTATATAACTTTATTCTCATGAGATTCTCCAATGTAGGTTCTTAACTTAAATACTATTAATAAGTATAAACGGTTATCATTTCAATTATATTACATTCCCTTGTTGCCCATATATCATATTAATTGTTTTCAAATAAAAAAGGCTTTCGCCTCTTCTTTAACGTAAGTAATATGTGCCATCATTACCAAAGTTATATTGCTGACCATCTATCTTTTGAATACCTTGTAATGCTCGACCATTGGCATCTGTATAATACTTCTTGCCCCATGCTTCGCGCCATCCTGCATTTTGACGAACACCATTCACGAACCAGTAATATGTGCCCATGTAATAACGGAATCCTGTATATGGCTTACCATTCTCAAACCAGTTATAACCACCATTGGCCTTTGAATAGCTTGGCGAGTACAAATAGCCACTCGCTGCACTCTTCAAATTATACGTACCATTTGTACCAAAGTCATAGGCTTGGCCATCAATGATTTGGATACCTTGCAATGCACGACCACTAGCATCCGTATAATACTTCATGCCCCAAGCTTCACGCCAACCAGCATTTTGACGAACACCGTTCACGAACCAGTAATAAGTACCTTCGTAGTAACGGAAGCCTGTATATGGCTTACCATTCTCAAACCAGTTATAACCACCATTCGCTGTTGACAATGATGGTGAGTACAAGTAGCCACTCGCTGTCCCCTTCAAGTTGAAAGTTCCATTCGTACCAAAGTCATATGCTTGTCCATCAATAATTTGAACGCCTTGTACTGCACGACCATCAGTACCAACGTAGTACTTCATGCCCCAGGCTGTTTCCCACTTACTCTCTTGACGTTGTCCTGACTCGAAGAAGTAATAAGTATTTTGATAGTAACGGAAGCCAGTATACTTTGACCCATTTTCAAACCAGTACCACTGATTGTTATCCGTCACATCTTGTAAGTAACCTGATGCAAAACCACGCTTAGCGTATGTTTTGTCATTACCAAAGTCATAAGCAACACCATTAACTGCAAACTGACCTTGCTTCACACGACCGTCGTTACCAAAGTAATATTCTAATCCCCAAGTTGCTTTGCGGATGTCATTTTCTACTCGCTTGTACGTTACTGGGTCAAAGTAGTAATAGGTATTGTCATAAGCTTGCACACCACTTTGGCGAACACCATCTTTAAACAAATAATTCGCGTCATTCGTATAATCATATTGGTAACCATTAGCTACTTGATCATTGACATAAAACTTATTATCAATCCAACCAATCTTTTTACCAGTTATGTTTGATGTCTCTTTTGTGCCAACTAGTTCCGCAACACTGCCCTTACCATCATAAGTTAACGCACCTTGTGATAAAACAGTCTCCAATACTTTAGTGCTCATACCATCAGCGCTTAACTGAACTAAAAACGATGGAGCGAAAGTAGAACGATAGGTATCAGCTCCACGATTAGTCATATAGGAGGTAATTAGTAATAAATCACTCCGATCTGCCACAGGAAGAGCATAGTAAGAATAACTATTGGTTCTTGATCCATAAGACTGAGTACCAGTTAAAACATTTCCATTACCATTAAGCGGTAAATATGGTCCTGTTAAGCTATTAGAAACATAACCCATCATAGCAACTGTATCGTAATTTTCTAATTTAACAAGACTACGATCCAGCCTAGCGGTGGTGAAAAGATAATATTTACCGTTCAAAGGAACTATATTAGCTCGCTCAATCTCATCTGTAACACCGTTGCTGGCTAATAGTGGTGAATATACTTCTTCCACAGTAGGATTATTTTGGTCATCTGATAACTTAAGCAATCCAATTGCACCGTTTGCTTTTGCCGATACATCAAGTTTATGAGCATCGCTCTTTATATCAGCTATAGCTTGCTGGTTAAAATCATCTGTTCCGCCATAATAATTTATATTATCAACCGCAGTTGTACTTTGATAGTTTTCTGTTCCTGTACTTCCTTCAAATGTTAAATAGCGTTGTCCATCAACTTCTATAACATGCGGGTCTCTTAAAGCGAACTTGTCTCCTGTATTATAATAACCGTTTGCCCAGTACTGTTCAAAAGTTTTGTAGTGATAACCGTCACCAAAGAAAATATCATGGGCATTATTTACACTTTTTACCACTAATTGATCATCAGCATATTTCATAGTTAAATTAGCCGTAGCTAGGTGCTGGTGAGTATCGGGTTGGTCAACCTGTGTATAAAATAATTGAATACTGTCGTCATTGTTTACCGTAGCAGACCCAGACCATTGTTGACTACCCCATGTGGCCCCCATCCCCATTACTGGACCAGAAGTTTGCCAAGAGTTTAATGCATTGGTCTCGATTTTTTTGTAGAACAAGTATATATGTATATCATCCGCATTTGGACGGCCAGCTAAAGCAAATACAACATTATATCCATGATAGTTTTCCACTTCAGCTGATTGAGCGTCTTGTAAGGCCCATGAGTCCCAAACATCTAGTTCTGTTACATCACCAGTCTCAGCATTTGCCGTAGTAGCAGCGGGAATGTTTTTAACAGCATCGGCATTAAAATATGGAACAGATGCTTCGGTGTTTAAGTTATCAGCAACATCTTGAAAGTTTGCGTAAGTAATTTGTGTTGTTGAAGTACCATCAGTATTTGTTCTGATAACGATTTTTTTAGAATTCAACGCAGAAGAAATACTATCATCAATGTTCGTCGTTTGATATTCTTGTTGATTACTGTTGACTTCTTTCGCTTCTGCAGATTCAGTCTTTATATCAGTGGTTTTAACATCTGTGGTAATTGTATCATCTACCTTGGCATCAGCACTGTTTTCCGTTTTCTCTGTCGTATTTGCAGTCTTATCCGCTGTAGAATTTTCAGTAGTCGTTGTTTTGTTATCAGTGGAAGTAGTATCTGCTGTACTATTTTTTGTATCAACAGTTTCTGCTACTTCTTGCTTGTTAACAGTATTGCTTGCATCATCTGGTTCGGTCTGAATCTCTGTAGTGTCAGAGGTTGTCGTTGATATACTTTCTTGATCTGTGGTTTTTGAAGTAGTAGCATTCGCTGCAGTTACTGTATCAGCTTGAACTGTAGCAGACCCAGTAGCAATTGAAAGAGTCACTGCTGCTGCTGCAACCCATAGTTTCCCTGATTTATATAGTTTTTTTCTCATATAAACTCTCCATTTTTATTAAACTCTCCACTTTATATTACTTATAATATAGCTTCGTTAAGTATAAACGTTTATCATTTCAATAGTATTACATTTGTTTGTTAAACCTATATCATAAATAAAAAAGACGCTATGCACGCCTTTTAATATTTAATCTATACAATTTTATTTAGCAATGGAATTTTATGAATAATTAGTACGAGAGCAGTTGATGCTAACCATACAATGATCGGCAAAATGAACATGTGTTTCAGCGAACTGTCGGCAATATGTAACTTTCTCTCAGCAAAATAAATGAAGAATTCATGAATCACATACACACCAAGCGATGTACTGGCTACTTTTTGCAAAGCAAGTTGCACTTTAGGACTCGGTTGATATGTCGCCAAATGACTTTTAACAAATTCAAATACGCCGATGGAGAGTATAAATCCAAATAATCCCCAAATATCATAGACTTCGCGTGCAAATTTGCCCCTTTTGATGGAGAGGTAAATTGTCAACGCAATCATGATGGCTACTGATACTAAGGCAGCCACATATAGCATATTTTTTTGCCATTTGTGTAAAACAGTATTTTTTAAGTACCAACCAACCACGAAAAAGCCAACGCCACCAGCAGCACCTATTTGTATGCCATGTAGAAAAAAATTATCTGTTTGTAAACGAACTTCATAGTAATAACTTAAGATATTGACAAAGATCATATTCACTGCTAATAAATATAAGGCTAGTGTTTTATCTGATTTATTGGTAATTTTTGTTAGTAGTGGTGCACTAATGTAGAAGCCAATGACGAAATAAAAGAACCAAAATATCGGCTGAATACTATTGTGCATGACCGCATCAATAAATTGTCCAATATGATAATCAGTTGGTTGATGAAATATAAATGGATTTAAGATATACCACACAAATGACCAAAAAATAAATGGCACAAAAACCTTGGTCATTCTTTTTTTGAAAAAAGTTACTGTATCATATCGTTCGCGATAATCTAGCAAATGGGCACCAGACATCATAAAAAAGATTGGCACTGCCCAAATAAAGGTAACTTGAAGTATTACCGCTATAATCCAGTGCGAATCACCAGTTTGATTTGAAAAAGCATATTCTGAGGTATGAAGGAAAACAACTGCTATCGTAGCAAGTATTGTCAGAATATCCATGTAATAATAACGCTTCATATTTTTACTCTCAATATTTTTTTAATTTTTCGCAATAAAAAAGGCTTTTGCCCTCATGAATTAGCGCATGTAGTATGTGCCATTATCACCAAAGTAATAGTCTTTACCATCAATTTTTTGATGTCCCTGAACAGCACGACCCGTGCTATCTGTCCAGTATGTGTAACCCCATGCATGTCGCCAACCCTCATTTTGACGAACGCCGTTCACAAACCAATAGTAAGTACCCGTATAATAGCGGAAGCCAGTGTATGGTTTCCCGTTTTCAAACCAGTTATAGCCACCATTGGCAGTTGAGTAAGATGGTGAGTACAAGTATCCACTAGCCATCCCCTTCAAATTATACGTGCCATTTGTACCAAAGTCATAAGCTTGCCCATCAATAATTTGAATGCCCTGTAAGGCACGACCAGTATTATCAGTGTAATACTTCATACCCCATGCTTCACGCCAACCGGCATTCTGACGTACACCATTGATAAACCAATAATAAGTGCCCATGTAATAGCGGAAACCAGTGTATGGTTTGCCATTTTCAAACCAGTTATAACCACCATTGGCAGTTGATTGTGATGGTGAGTAAATATATCCGCTGGCCGGCTTTCCATTTTGATAGAAAATGCCATTATTGTAGCCATTGGCGTTAATCGAAATTAAGTTTTGATAATCAATCGAAACATCAAATGTTCCTTTTACACCAGGAAAACTAGTATTACTGTTCCATTGCCACATACCATATGATTGATTCCATAAAGAACTAGCGCTTGGCTGGTATGGATATTGTGCCATCCATACCCGATTATTACCTATATATGAAAAATTCAAGTTCGTTTCATTAACATAAGAAACATATGTATAAGTAGAAGTATTTGTATATCCAGCAGCTTTAACTTGCGCGTTAAAGGCTGTTGCATTGGCAGTTACACTGCTATTTTTTGTGTATGATTCTTCCAAATCATCAACCATCAACGTATCTTTTGGTAGTTCTAATGAGGCTGCGTAATTAGTAAAATACTTTGCTTCAGCTTGCGCGTCAGCTTTTGAAGCGTACCATGAATAATGATATGCGCCAACTTGTAGGCCAGCTTCTTTAGCATTAGTAATCTGCGATTTAGCGTATGGATTTTTATATGAATCGGCTTCTGAAAGTTTAACAATTACGGCTTTAACACCATAATTTTGCATCTTCTTATAATCAGCTACAGAAATAGTTCCATTGTTAGAGGAAACATCCACAACATCCATTCTAGGTAAGCCAGAAGTACCTGCTGTGATAGCAGGTACACCATCAGCTGCATGAGCCTGACCAACAGCTACTAATGAAGCAGCAATGCTCACCGCTGCGATGCTCGACCAAAAAGTTATTTTATTCATTTACACACTCCCACATATGTACACTGACCGACGTCAGCAATTTTTTTAATTATGAAAATTAGCCTTTGCGTAATCAACAACTGACATGTTTTGTTGAGAAGCTTCAGTGATAATTTTCTTGATATCGCTTGGTGCCCATTGATCTGCTGGTAATCCCGCCGCAATAAGTTGCTTACGTGTTTCAGCAATCATCTCTGATGTTACTTCAACGCCTTGAACGGTTTTGTTTGGATCATAGGTTGGGCTATCCGTTGTATTAGAACTTACAGAACTAGAAGATGATGAACTATCTGAAGATGACGACTCTGAACTTGACGAGTTTTCTGATGAACTAGATGATGTCGTTTGCTCAGAGGAAGAACTAACAGATGAAGAACTTGATGAAGATGATTTTTCAACTGAACTACTTTTCGAAGTCTTCGATGAACTTTTCGATACTTTAACTGTTGTTGACGATTTTGATGTTTTCGAAGAATCATTATTTTGATGCCCTAAGGCTATTATCCCCACAATAACAACAATGACAGCGGCAATGATACCAAATATTTTTTTCATTAACACTTCTCTCCCATAAGTAAAAAAACAATTAGCAATGTTCTAACCTTAAGTACTCATTTTGACATAATGCCTGCTAATTTACAATAGGTTGACGGCAGCTGTTACCCAATTGTCAAAAAGCTGTAGTCATTATCAATATTTTTTTTGGTATTTGAACTGGTAACACCAATTAGAAATAACCTGGTGGGTCGTATTTCGAAATAGTTAACCAAAGAATTGATATTTTTAATAGATAGATTCTGCGCTTCATCAATAAAAATGTAATCAAAGTTTTGTAACTTCTTCGACTTTATTTTCTTCATGAACTGGCGAATTGGAATGATTTTCCAGTCATAATTTCGTCTCAAGCTAAATTGAGTGGCATTTAATTTCCCAACATGAACAATTAAGACAGTATTATTTTTGCTCAATTTTTTGACAGTATCGTACAGCATCAGTGCTTTTCCATTCCCAGATGGTACATTAACAGCATAGAAACCTGACTCACTGATTGTTAAAATATTGTTCTGAAGTACTTGTTGCTGTTGACTCAGAAGATAGTCCCCCTCTAAAAAAGCATGTGTTTCTCGAAACGGCGAAACTAAATATAAATTGACCTTAAACAAGCTATCTAAATTGCCCATATCTATACTATCGAAAGTTGCCAGTATCCGATAAAATTCTGATGCTAAAAATAAATGCGTTGATGATATATCTGTTGCCTCTAGTTCATCTTGTTCAGTTAATGTGTAGATAATGTCTGAATCTGAGTTATAAGTAAATAGTTTAATTTCTTTAGCAACTTGTGACAAATAGTATTTATTGTTGATTAACTGTTTTCTGACCTTCTCTTCATCATAATCAGCTTGGCTTTTGAGCTCAATATTAACTACACGATGCCTTTGATCAAAGGCTAATAAATCGAACTCCTTACTAATTTTTGGCATGCTGTAACCAATATAAAAAAAATTTAAGGGTACCTGCTCATCAATAAAATGACGCACTAATCGCTCAATCCCTTGGAGTTCTCTTTCACGAATTGATAGCACACCTAAGTGATTTAGATAGTGTTTGATGCTTTCAGACTCTATATTTGAAGCAATTTTTCTTAAATTAGCTGGTTTCAACATTGCACTCACTATTTCCTTAAATGTGACCGGATTACATCGTGTCCTTTTTATTATAGTACCAATAAAATATTCTAATTAAAAGTTGAAAAAAAGCAGAAACGAATGACGTTTCTGCTTTTTGGTTACTGATTAGAATTTTTCTTACGCTGTAAAATAATCACGACAATCAAAATAATGATTATGATTAACAATGCAGCACCTATCACAATGTACAGCCAATTACTATTATTAGTATTTGCTTTTACATCAACATCTGATTTGTTTAAATCTCGTGCTTGTTTTGATTTAATCGTGAAATCTTTAGTGAATGTCCATTTTTTGACTTGTTTATTAGCTGTAGCTGTAACTTTCATTTTCAGCGTATAGTCACCAGCCTTCATTGACGTACCATTTAATGAAATAGGATAAGTCAAATGACTATTTGACGCAATTTGCATATCACTTTTAATCGATGTGTATACTGGTTTCTTACCATTTTTAGAATAAATCTTGGCATCAACTGATACTTTAGACATCAAGACCGATTGATCATTTTGAAGTTCAGCGTTAATGACATTGCGATAATTTATTTGTCCAGGATTGACTTGAAGTAAATTAAGATTAGGATCAACCACTTTATCGGTTTCCTTTAATAAGATAGCCACCGCATATGAGTATTCATTTTGAACCGTTGTGCCGTTTTTCGCTTTATCTTGATTTACTTCGCTTGATTTTTGTTGAAATGTCAAACCACCGAGTAATATACCATCAAATGATTCTTTAGGCATAGTAATATGGAAAGCAACATTTTTAGACGAGCTGGCGGGGATTACAACACTTGACGGACCCTTGACAATATTTGAAATGTCATATTTCAAAGAGCTGTCATTTTTTATACTGGATTTACCATATTCGACAACCCCATTGGAATTTGTTTTGGCAGTATTGACGCCAACTTCAACAGTGATATCTTTTTTTGTATCATTTTTCAACGTAACCATAATATCTTGCTGTTGATCTGAATTCATTTTCAGATTGAAATATGTCTTTGACTTATCAATTTGATTATCAGGAATAGCGGTGTTTACCGAAAAATTCATTTCAGCAGCAATTGCTGTGTTATTAAATACAAAAAAAGAAAACATTGCTATGAACACTGCAAATGAAAATCCGTAAATTTTTTTAACTATCATATTAATGTCCTCTCGAAAAAGTTAACCATTATTCTACAGCTGTATCAGATAATGTCCATGTTAGAGTTGTTTTATAAGTATCTTCCTTGATTTTTGAAGACGCAGGAACTGTTAATGAAACACTTTTATCAGCAGTATTTTGGTTTCCCATAGAATATATCCAAGTACCAATTCCTTCTCCATCATCAGCGCTCATAACTGTTGTATTTTCCCTACCTATTGTAATGCTATTAGTGTCAACAGTATTAATGACCTTGTCTGAACCATTACCATTCACTGCTTTTCCATTACTAATACTGATAGTAGCTCCAGTTAACTTTGAACTCGAATCAGTAACAGCAGTAAAGTCACCATCTTGCTTCACTTGAAGTTTCCATCCTGTATGCTTATCTCCCGAACGGTTATCAGTTACCTGTGCAAAATTTGGTCCCGTTGTCATCGTTCCCTTATTAGAATATGATTGGGCGCTTGCATAATATGTTTGCTTAGCTGATGAAATAATGATGTTCGTTCCAAAGTTAAACGATGACGCAAAATCAATGGTTAGTAATCCTGAGGTACCTGCTTGTGGTTTGTCTTTTGTCACATTGTCAATTGGTGTAACAGAATTTTGACCACCATCAGCATTCACCGGGTTTAAAGGATTTAATACTGGCTTAGTAGTTTCATCTTTTATAAAAGATACTTGTGCATTTGATTGAAGACTAACTTTTGATGTATCATCTGCATGTACCACAGCGAGTGGTGCTGTTGTTGCTAATCCTAAACTTGCTAATCCTGCTAGTCCTAAAATTTTCTTGTTAATCATAATTCTTCCCTTTTTCTGTTCTCTTATTCTCTGAAATAATTATCATCGTAACGATGATAACACTGCATAATATGTATGATAACGACTGTCTATGTGTTACACCTACACTTGGTAGTCGTGTGGTGACCGGTGTCACCTCCTTTCGTGTTGAGACATAACCAAACTGACGGTCATATTTACCATGAGCCATTGGTGCATTCACTAATGTACCTTTAGCTGTGGACATTTGATTGGTTGGCTGTTGCTCAACAGGTATATAGTCAGGCATTTGAAAACTTATTTGCGCGTGAGATTCAATTGCAGATCCCAACACATTAGCCGAACAAACAGTCATAGAACTAGCAATTACGTAGCTGGATAAGACACACAACAGAATCTTTTTTTGTTTCATGTAGACTCTCATGGACTATCAACCAATGTCCATCTCAGTGTTGCGGTATAATTACCTATTTCTGTTATTGTGTCTAAATTAGATACTTGCATATCGTAGAAACTATATTGTTTCTTTTCTTTGTTATAGCTCCAATCAGACAATAAATTACCAGTCCCATCATCTTGCCAGGGCCAATAATTAATACGTGCCGATGTTGTTGTAAAGTCTTGTAAAGACGTTGTTAAGCTGCCCGAGCTGTAATCACTCTTCACTAACTGCCAACTAACATCATTAGCGAATGATCCATTTTCTGATGTGAACTGTTTAGCCAATTCAACGTTAATTTTTATTTCTTTACTTTTTTCACCACTGACTTGACAGTTACCTTTCCAATTACCAATCAAACTTGTTTCACTATTTATCTTGTGAGAACCAAAATCTACATCTGGAGCAGAGATTAACTTTGGTGACACATCATTGTTTCTATCAATTGGCAGTTCCAAATCTGGAAAAGTACTACTTGTTGGAAAAG contains:
- a CDS encoding glycoside hydrolase family 68 protein, translating into MRKKLYKSGKLWVAAAAVTLSIATGSATVQADTVTAANATTSKTTDQESISTTTSDTTEIQTEPDDASNTVNKQEVAETVDTKNSTADTTSTDNKTTTTENSTADKTANTTEKTENSADAKVDDTITTDVKTTDIKTESAEAKEVNSNQQEYQTTNIDDSISSALNSKKIVIRTNTDGTSTTQITYANFQDVADNLNTEASVPYFNADAVKNIPAATTANAETGDVTELDVWDSWALQDAQSAEVENYHGYNVVFALAGRPNADDIHIYLFYKKIETNALNSWQTSGPVMGMGATWGSQQWSGSATVNNDDSIQLFYTQVDQPDTHQHLATANLTMKYADDQLVVKSVNNAHDIFFGDGYHYKTFEQYWANGYYNTGDKFALRDPHVIEVDGQRYLTFEGSTGTENYQSTTAVDNINYYGGTDDFNQQAIADIKSDAHKLDVSAKANGAIGLLKLSDDQNNPTVEEVYSPLLASNGVTDEIERANIVPLNGKYYLFTTARLDRSLVKLENYDTVAMMGYVSNSLTGPYLPLNGNGNVLTGTQSYGSRTNSYSYYALPVADRSDLLLITSYMTNRGADTYRSTFAPSFLVQLSADGMSTKVLETVLSQGALTYDGKGSVAELVGTKETSNITGKKIGWIDNKFYVNDQVANGYQYDYTNDANYLFKDGVRQSGVQAYDNTYYYFDPVTYKRVENDIRKATWGLEYYFGNDGRVKQGQFAVNGVAYDFGNDKTYAKRGFASGYLQDVTDNNQWYWFENGSKYTGFRYYQNTYYFFESGQRQESKWETAWGMKYYVGTDGRAVQGVQIIDGQAYDFGTNGTFNLKGTASGYLYSPSLSTANGGYNWFENGKPYTGFRYYEGTYYWFVNGVRQNAGWREAWGMKYYTDASGRALQGIQIIDGQAYDFGTNGTYNLKSAASGYLYSPSYSKANGGYNWFENGKPYTGFRYYMGTYYWFVNGVRQNAGWREAWGKKYYTDANGRALQGIQKIDGQQYNFGNDGTYYLR
- a CDS encoding DUF916 and DUF3324 domain-containing protein: MIVKKIYGFSFAVFIAMFSFFVFNNTAIAAEMNFSVNTAIPDNQIDKSKTYFNLKMNSDQQQDIMVTLKNDTKKDITVEVGVNTAKTNSNGVVEYGKSSIKNDSSLKYDISNIVKGPSSVVIPASSSKNVAFHITMPKESFDGILLGGLTFQQKSSEVNQDKAKNGTTVQNEYSYAVAILLKETDKVVDPNLNLLQVNPGQINYRNVINAELQNDQSVLMSKVSVDAKIYSKNGKKPVYTSIKSDMQIASNSHLTYPISLNGTSMKAGDYTLKMKVTATANKQVKKWTFTKDFTIKSKQARDLNKSDVDVKANTNNSNWLYIVIGAALLIIIIILIVVIILQRKKNSNQ
- a CDS encoding WxL domain-containing protein, which gives rise to MINKKILGLAGLASLGLATTAPLAVVHADDTSKVSLQSNAQVSFIKDETTKPVLNPLNPVNADGGQNSVTPIDNVTKDKPQAGTSGLLTIDFASSFNFGTNIIISSAKQTYYASAQSYSNKGTMTTGPNFAQVTDNRSGDKHTGWKLQVKQDGDFTAVTDSSSKLTGATISISNGKAVNGNGSDKVINTVDTNSITIGRENTTVMSADDGEGIGTWIYSMGNQNTADKSVSLTVPASSKIKEDTYKTTLTWTLSDTAVE
- a CDS encoding GH25 family lysozyme produces the protein MNKITFWSSIAAVSIAASLVAVGQAHAADGVPAITAGTSGLPRMDVVDVSSNNGTISVADYKKMQNYGVKAVIVKLSEADSYKNPYAKSQITNAKEAGLQVGAYHYSWYASKADAQAEAKYFTNYAASLELPKDTLMVDDLEESYTKNSSVTANATAFNAQVKAAGYTNTSTYTYVSYVNETNLNFSYIGNNRVWMAQYPYQPSASSLWNQSYGMWQWNSNTSFPGVKGTFDVSIDYQNLISINANGYNNGIFYQNGKPASGYIYSPSQSTANGGYNWFENGKPYTGFRYYMGTYYWFINGVRQNAGWREAWGMKYYTDNTGRALQGIQIIDGQAYDFGTNGTYNLKGMASGYLYSPSYSTANGGYNWFENGKPYTGFRYYTGTYYWFVNGVRQNEGWRHAWGYTYWTDSTGRAVQGHQKIDGKDYYFGDNGTYYMR
- a CDS encoding acyltransferase, producing the protein MKRYYYMDILTILATIAVVFLHTSEYAFSNQTGDSHWIIAVILQVTFIWAVPIFFMMSGAHLLDYRERYDTVTFFKKRMTKVFVPFIFWSFVWYILNPFIFHQPTDYHIGQFIDAVMHNSIQPIFWFFYFVIGFYISAPLLTKITNKSDKTLALYLLAVNMIFVNILSYYYEVRLQTDNFFLHGIQIGAAGGVGFFVVGWYLKNTVLHKWQKNMLYVAALVSVAIMIALTIYLSIKRGKFAREVYDIWGLFGFILSIGVFEFVKSHLATYQPSPKVQLALQKVASTSLGVYVIHEFFIYFAERKLHIADSSLKHMFILPIIVWLASTALVLIIHKIPLLNKIV